A genomic segment from Chanos chanos chromosome 2, fChaCha1.1, whole genome shotgun sequence encodes:
- the qser1 gene encoding glutamine and serine-rich protein 1, with amino-acid sequence MMDRNYPTSSFTDPLASPAQTAVWAYERSTACIKPSSSYGATHLESELLQRQTYASNHQHPTYSTTHHSAGLTGVFDTSLHSAGSNTTESSVTNFFSAIDTRGLQAGPAATSLLPQFRTPSWQTGTNSSSTELFLTGALPSSGTFSTPATLSSYQHHNAFSTRSFTTTAVAVQDATYTTSNGLLSPHDPLLSIKSSQGTVPTALAFDRLGNTSLSASLPPQSSTYRSAQESAPHLLQPQFSLLPTALGNSQQVAQPYGASVFSGSIERTLQRECSVIKHHQRPSSTQSVQEQLPGSAQHSLQGYMSGDSDVAFQHDPSRQTPVPCSPAGDSAHTVNGNDQQKAVSQAALQQTQAYSSSVPSPVFSSSSGVKAKDCSSKITQQSNESVEPHSQSDSPDRQQQNYPSSVKKQSSVIASQSQPYTSVQLPSLISISQSQTYITSQSLPIGISQSQTLSSNHPEKLPSIYKTLSSFSSQSESVTSVSQSLNYSSGQQQGLSSSANSEQYGAEVEELCLGTPSQNYSSTHPQGLPTVSYYAQGLASAMHTQSYASEQSLTPSPSFSSTRSHGLLTSNSTQDYMLMQPSESKNDVLLQQPQKCFLPVHSPPSSTASHAQALHNNQSSVELKTVYGKGKLDESVFLTSKDGVGVLPIQNVQALQQTSLVTPTQIPSGSELGPQSNVVYVVAKMEDRHNTQSVIRSNSRSEDQILGLAPITSIKDERMGSLNQHGQLVTCANNQATPDPKKSVLIQASHLPLSSDELKQHPLLLKATSSTQQQNHPTQTIRIPQPDPDHGQETRGQTQFIRVPSAQVVLEPSQMVLLQQPLLHTGQTSSKPASQMQSLPVQYLQSKNEMISASVNGGQNQNQVVNQQGSSTTETGKQHMSPKDHFSQLNLHDTKHHFALSSICFPESMLLADERNILSNVDDILAATAAACGVTPQDFVKATSSEGGAPLTVNPTDSKCHHQSAENRHESHSFPSQHSITANSQTITLTLNGDQLTTDLQRYPKGAAGGHHAFTMSNSQTQQGVSTTINNSQQQLTDKEANCLKNVKIINNENEEKNHAISKGHCENQSNGSGPKSSGGGINNDMALSDFSLAGQESELISKASLLKSKSQTRGAKGIKIEEGLIDCPGEGLPKKKARSKGSSKLPAEEENSQSRSQKRNSQGKRQNSRGSETGSSSTSEGCHDGYQQQERMRQKIREVEEKQPEVKTGFIGSFLDFLKSGPKQHFSSLPIRSPNRTRKPSASSKRPSGPLPMSCKLQSTSATLTPDTNCVSSSKRLEEELQKNLETLPSFSSDEDESVGRNQDLQKSITSALSSLDEPMDKKLKPGIIKQEPSSSAQLSAIKVQEEQKATQKELSAQELLKDVAPDQLAVQLSTVAIEGLTDEELSDSGGEGMYRERDEFVVKNEDIEGLKITLKTGVEPPAIWKVQKALLQKFIPELRDGKRVFSATNSYLGYFGDAKTMYRRVYVKFLDTVNKREYVRVCSRKPRCKPMHSMRGSQAKALLAHRMAPSVSDTSTFKLGANKPLSRPKPKQQKAKAEPPPKKRKRWKEEFSASPSDSSLEAVSEDDEFMPPVPFATRFLNTRTMKETFRSFVELLISVALDADVMVALERENDELLLPHMKRVDGMITDNRRRLLPKLRMGQLFKNALDSFPELSVVTELKTDGETPTFKVRLSGKAYNRKTMKPSKSPNKLPLEYTVDQQKTHWFSLYHSLQHYKYHTYLMCMEEIASLRSRGEDLGQEETVQTCLGNRAWVEGLFDRFGELITQVQQACL; translated from the exons ATGATGGACAGGAATTACCCGACTTCTAGCTTCACAGACCCGCTGGCCTCACCAGCACAGACCGCAGTCTGGGCCTACGAGCGTAGCACCGCATGCATCAAGCCAAG ttccAGTTATGGTGCAACACACCTGGAGTCAGAGCTTCTCCAGCGACAGACTTATGCCTCCAACCATCAGCATCCCACATACTCAACAACGCACCACTCTGCTG GTCTGACTGGAGTCTTTGATACCAGTTTGCATAGCGCTGGCAGCAACACTACCGAATCATCTGTCACAAACTTCTTCTCTGCCATTGATACCCGAGGCCTTCAGGCTGGACCTGCAGCCACTTCTCTTCTCCCACAGTTCAGGACACCTTCATGGCAGACGG GCACAAACTCCTCATCCACGGAATTGTTTCTCACTGGAGCTCTGCCATCATCTGGAACCTTTTCCACCCCTGCTACTCTTTCATCTTATCAGCACCACAACGCCTTCTCTACACGGAGTTTCACCACCACAGCAGTAGCTGTTCAGGATGCCACCTATACCACATCCAATGGTTTGCTTTCCCCTCATGATCCACTGCTGTCGATAAAGTCTTCCCAGGGGACTGTGCCAACTGCTCTTGCCTTTGACCGCCTTGGTAACACTTCCTTGAGTGCCAGCCTTCCACCACAGTCCTCCACATATCGCTCTGCCCAGGAGTCTGCCCCGCACCTCTTGCAGCCTCAATTTAGCCTGTTGCCCACAGCCTTGGGAAACTCACAGCAGGTGGCTCAGCCTTATGGTGCCTCAGTCTTCTCAGGCTCCATTGAAAGAACTCTTCAACGTGAATGTAGTGTGATCAAGCACCACCAGAGGCCTTCCAGCACCCAGTCAGTCCAAGAACAGCTGCCTGGCAGTGCTCAGCACTCCCTGCAGGGCTACATGTCTGGTGACAGCGATGTTGCTTTCCAGCATGACCCTTCACGACAGACACCTGTGCCCTGTAGCCCTGCAGGAGATTCTGCTCACACAGTTAATGGTAATGATCAACAGAAGGCAGTGTCTCAAGCAGCACTGCAACAAACTCAGGCCTATTCCTCCTCTGTCCCctcccctgtgttttcctcctcGTCTGGAGTGAAAGCCAAAGACTGTTCTTCCAAAATCACTCAGCAGTCCAATGAGAGTGTAGAGCCCCATAGTCAGTCTGATTCCCCCGACCGGCAGCAGCAGAACTACCCTTcctcagttaaaaaacaaagctCAGTGATTGCTAGCCAGTCACAGCCATACACATCAGTGCAGCTTCCTAGTCTGATATCTATCAGCCAGTCTCAGACCTACATCACTTCCCAAAGCCTGCCAATTGGTATCAGCCAGTCACAGACTCTCTCCAGCAATCATCCAGAGAAACTGCCTTCTATATACAAGACCCTGTCCTCATTTTCTAGCCAGTCGGAGAGCGTGACATCTGTAAGCCAGTCCCTGAATTACTCTTCCGGTCAGCAGCAGGGGTTATCCTCGTCAGCAAACAGTGAACAGTATGGAGCTGAGGTGGAGGAACTTTGCTTGGGCACCCCCTCTCAAAATTACTCTTCCACCCATCCTCAGGGGCTACCCACTGTGAGCTATTATGCTCAAGGGCTGGCATCTGCCATGCACACCCAGAGCTATGCGTCAGAACAATCCCTTACCCCCAGTCCCTCCTTTTCTTCCACTCGCTCTCACGGTTTACTAACATCCAATTCAACCCAAGATTACATGTTGATGCAGCCCTCTGAGAGCAAAAATGATGTGCTGTTGCAACAACCACAAAAGTGCTTTCTGCCTGTTCATTCACCACCATCTTCCACTGCCTCTCATGCTCAAGCCTTACATAACAACCAGTCCTCAGTAGAGTTAAAAACAGTTTATGGGAAAGGGAAGCTGGATGAGAGTGTGTTTCTCACCTCTAAAGATGGTGTTGGAGTGCTTCCCATCCAGAATGTGCAGGCACTACAGCAGACGTCTCTGGTGACTCCAACACAGATTCCTTCAGGTAGTGAGTTAGGGCCACAGAGCAACGTTGTGTATGTTGTTGCCAAGATGGAGGACCGACATAACACTCAAAGCGTGATCCGGAGCAACTCCCGCTCTGAAGATCAGATCTTGGGCCTTGCACCTATAACATCCATTAAGGATGAGAGGATGGGTTCACTGAACCAACATGGGCAACTTGTAACCTGTGCCAACAATCAGGCAACCCCTGATCCTAAAAAATCTGTATTAATACAGGCTTCCCATTTGCCACTGAGCTCTGATGAGCTTAAACAACATCCCTTGCTGCTCAAAGCAACAAGCAGCACTCAACAGCAAAACCACCCGACCCAGACCATCAGAATTCCGCAACCAGATCCAGATCATGGTCAAGAAACTCGGGGCCAAACACAATTCATCCGAGTTCCTAGTGCCCAGGTTGTGCTGGAGCCCTCTCAGATGGTCCTACTACAACAGCCTTTGCTCCATACTGGACAGACCTCATCTAAACCGGCATCCCAAATGCAGTCATTACCAGTTCAGTACCTTCAGTCAAAAAACGAGATGATCAGTGCTAGTGTTAATGGTGGACAGAATCAGAATCAGGTTGTTAATCAACAAGGATCTAGCACAACTGAGACTGGCAAGCAGCACATGTCTCCAAAAGATCATTTTAGTCAGCTGAATTTACATGATACAAAACACCACTTTGCCCTCAGCTCTATATGCTTCCCTGAATCCATGCTGCTAGCAGATGAGAGAAACATTCTGTCCAATGTGGACGACATCCTGGCTGCCACAGCAGCTGCCTGTGGAGTGACGCCACAAGATTTTGTGAAAGCTACCTCCTCTGAGGGAGGGGCCCCATTAACTGTCAATCCTACAGACTCTAAGTGCCACCATCAGTCAGCTGAGAACAGACATGAATCTCACAGTTTCCCCTCCCAACATTCGATCACTGCTAACTCACAGACCATAACATTGACACTAAATGGAGATCAGCTGACAACAGATCTGCAGCGGTACCCTAAAGGAGCAGCTGGTGGGCACCATGCATTTACAATGTCAAACTCTCAAACACAACAAGGGGTAAGCACCACTATTAACAACTCTCAGCAACAGTTGACAgacaaagaggcaaactgtcttaAGAATGTAAAAATCATTAACAatgagaatgaagagaaaaatcatGCTATATCCAAAGGACATTGTGAAAATCAAAGCAACGGCTCTGGTCCAAAATCCAGTGGTGGTGGCATTAACAATGACATGGCCCTCTCTGACTTTAGCCTGGCTGGCCAGGAATCAGAGCTCATAAGCAAAGCCAGTTTGTTAAAGAGTAAGAGTCAGACCAGGGGAGCAAAAGGTATTAAAATAGAAGAAGGCCTGATTGATTGCCCCGGTGAAGGACTTCCCAAAAAGAAAGCCAGATCAAAGGGATCGTCCAAGCTACCTGCTGAGGAGGAGAATAGTCAGTCCAGGTCTCAGAAGCGAAACAGTCAAGGAAAGCGGCAGAATTCAAGAGGAAGTGAGACCGGCTCTTCATCAACCTCTGAGGGTTGTCATGATGGCTACCAGCAGCAGGAGAGGATGCGCCAGAAGATACGGGAGGTTGAAGAGAAACAGCCAGAAGTCAAAACAGGATTCATTGGATCCTTCCTGGACTTTCTCAAATCTGgtccaaaacaacatttttcatctctcccaATTAGATCTCCCAATCGGACACGAAAGCCCTCTGCCTCGTCTAAGAGACCTTCTGGCCCTCTGCCCATGTCTTGTAAACTTCAGTCCACATCAGCCACATTGACACCTGATACAAACTGTGTGAGCTCCTCAAAGCGCTTGGAGGAGGAGCTGCAAAAAAACCTAGAAACACTACCATCATTCTCCTCTGATGAGGATGAATCTGTTGGGAGGAATCAAGACCTTCAAAAGAGTATCACCTCTGCTCTATCTTCCTTAGATGAGCCCATGGACAAAAAACTGAAGCCAG GAATCATAAAGCAAGAGCCATCTTCCAGTGCACAATTATCAGCCATCAAGGTACAAGAGGAACAGAAGGCTACACAGAAGGAGCTGTCTGCACAGGAGTTGCTGAAGGATGTGGCTCCGGACCAGTTGGCTGTGCAGCTCTCCACCGTAGCAATCGAAGGCCTTACTGACGAGGAGTTGTCTGACAGTGGTGGCGAAGGCATGTATCGGGAAAGGGACGAATTTGTGGTAAAAAATGAGGACATCGAAGGCCTAAAG ATAACATTGAAAACCGGGGTAGAGCCACCAGCCATCTGGAAGGTACAGAAAGCCCTGCTACAGAAATTCATACCTGAACTTAGGGATGGGAAACGAGTGTTTTCAGCCACCAACAGT TACCTGGGATACTTTGGGGATGCTAAGACCATGTACAGGAGAGTGTATGTGAAATTTCTGGACACTGTGAACAAACGGGAGTATGTACGAGTCTGCAGCAGGAAACCAAGATGCAAGCCAATGCACTCCATGAG AGGCTCCCAGGCAAAGGCCCTACTGGCCCATAGGATGGCTCCTTCTGTGTCTGACACTTCCACATTCAAGCTTGGTGCCAACAAGCCCCTGTCCAGACCCAAGCCTAAACAGCAGAAGGCCAAGGCAGAGCCACCACCcaagaagagaaagaggtggaaaGAGGAGTTCTCAGCCTCACCCTCTGATTCATCTCTAGAGGCTGTGAGTGAAGATGATG AGTTTATGCCTCCAGTCCCATTTGCCACACGTTTCCTGAATACCAGGACGATGAAGGAGACCTTCCGGAGCTTTGTGGAGCTTTTGATCAGTGTGGCTCTGGATGCAGATGTCATGGTTGCTCTTGAGAGGGAGAATG ATGAGTTGCTGCTCCCTCATATGAAGCGAGTGGATGGAATGATTACTGATAACAGGAGAAGATTGCTTCCCAAACTGCGTATGGGTCAGCTTTTCAAA AATGCATTGGACAGTTTTCCAGAATTATCTGTGGTGACAGAGTTGAAGACAGATGGTGAGACACCTACCTTTAAAGTGCGATTAAGTGGGAAGGCTTACAACAGGAAAACGATGAAGCCCTCCAAATCCCCCAACAAGCTGCCCCTG GAATACACAGTGGACCAGCAGAAGACTCActggttctctctctatcattctctACAGCACTATAAGTACCACACGTACTTGATGTGTATGGAAGAG ATTGCATCGTTGCGTTCTCGGGGTGAGGACCTCGGCCAGGAGGAGACCGTGCAGACATGCCTGGGCAATAGGGCCTGGGTAGAGGGCCTGTTTGATAGGTTTGGGGAACTGATCACACAGGTGCAGCAAGCTTGCCTGTAA